Proteins encoded in a region of the Anopheles aquasalis chromosome 2, idAnoAquaMG_Q_19, whole genome shotgun sequence genome:
- the LOC126573532 gene encoding protein son of sevenless isoform X2, whose protein sequence is MFSGGSHVSITDAADYDFENAENAAKWRGLFITSLRKVLEQVHPSLQAREDALLYVESLCLRLLATLCAKPPPHTVMDVEERISRTFPNPIDRWALSEARDSIDKSKKKKPVLPVDRVHTLLQKEVLQYKIDSSVSLFLVAVLEYISADILKLAGYYVKNIRHIEITREDIEIAMCADKVLMDMFYQGESSNSMAPSPLPPTPRASLSYEEVVKELIHDEKQYQRDLHMIIRVFREELVKIVKDPKELDLIFSNIIDIYEVSVTLLGSLEDVIEMSQEQTPPCIGSCFEELAEAAEFDVYAKYAQDITSAAAKEALSNLLARPEASSLMSAGHGFKEAVKFYLPKLLLGPIGHAQLYLDYIKVLLQLSPSQEDKESFEQVQGLLKPLQCELQSISSLLPKDYFTRVNSRARRQSAIEKTRDLQNTVEHWDKDVGQCCNEFIREDTLAKLSSGKRQTERKVFLFDGLLVLCKARRQIVPGNNYDYRQKERFFMRKVEIIDRPDTDELKHAFEISPREQQSVVLITKNAQHKNDWMADLIMLNTKSMLERILDSILLDIEKKHPLRLPSPALYVFATPDSPENIVLEDREGTGGPMIKGATLCKLIERLTYHIYADPKFVRTFLTTYRSFCSPKELLQLLVARFEIPDPSVVYDTAANEKDGTLGGIGGSTVGIDADKFSHHKNSQREDWKRYKKEYVQPVQFRVLNVLRHWVDHHFYDFERDPELLESLERFLESVRGKSMRKWVDSAMKIVQRKNESEDNHRQITFAFGDSPPAIEHHLPLSSDVEFNLLMLHPLELARQLTLLEFEMYKNVKPSELVGSVWMGKDKETTSPNLLKIMHHTTNFTRWIEKSIIEAENFEERVAMASRAIEVMMVLQDLNNFNGVLSIVSAFQGAAVHRLKLTLEDLPKRHQQVLAECRELNNSHFKKYQEKLRSINPPCVPFFGMYLTNILHIEEGNPDFLPNTELINFSKRRRVAEITGEIQQYQNQPYCLKTDPSIRHFLEHLDPFKGMSVTEIQNYLYEESKRIEPKNCRQPLKFPRKWPDIPLKSPGIKPSSRRNNSSANSSMTLPGTLPYSKTSLLANSDTGEQSPPASSSSSAHDYSIFAHVNINSSSSGTSSLSSLYYQQQQQHFQNQQTTSHAQQSSYSHGQQHHGLYQGYHGGSGGSGSTGGSSSQYTHHQHHQQHHPHHSFSQSIANLSTAGGDSQMAPEIPRRSDSIILTNMNHLMTGGNSLSESSGSFNNTGKLLPSPRYPSTSLTALPSTASSSVAASHSAGTAVGASSYSIGGSLHSGSSSEASGYGTASSVTSSSAASIVSMPYNDAIGGLGVASQQHMLPGVASTSHPPDIPPTISPRTDKPQPPPPPPPSIGGVSAGQGTSGASNNSSTASINSTSTIVANSATVTSSLVSSTSSNFRLSTSNSIKNQICDFPAASTATQAGSGSGISSASGIATGHAAAASGGRPSSCEHSPIFPSSPKVHVPHQHVGSGQSCHNQPPYHHSSYQHQHQHHHHLLQHQSADVMDGCGQPCSLLNSNGSATGVGASSGSPSSSISHCQLCNTTPTDGALPPCNDFGPIPISPHVNVPNTHNVLPPQPPPLPPRVKRRESSADMTQSSQIRQAPDAPTLPPRDASPPPLPPRTHTQSHYSYGAAGTHGTGSTMLHAASGPLSGSGAAAAGYAMDSSIWSHPSFHAKDESPSSSSSSSTLTRDNLNHHNQQSNEQRMLMLPHTSAIMIRRNSAMDRAAKENIPSIAGSSSLSGLASITSGGGGGGGPNMAQAGPIGAAAGTGVGVQSSVVVGGSSPSAGKTKSVQNSPIAGQQHQQQMQANVLCRRASTNISPRFSPGETTPKLPPKPKQSNLSSDRTMFPYPSTN, encoded by the exons ATGTTCTCTGGCGGCTCGCACGTATCGATCACCGACGCAGCTGACTACGATTTCGAGAATGCGGAAAATGCAGCGAAATGGAGGGGCCTGTTCATCACATCACTGCGGAAG gTACTGGAGCAGGTTCATCCTTCGCTACAGGCCCGGGAGGATGCGTTGCTGTACGTCGAAAGTCTTTGCCTACGGCTATTAGCGACACTGTGTGCGAAACCACCGCCGCACACGGTGATG GATGTGGAAGAACGCATCAGTCGTACCTTTCCGAATCCGATTGATAGGTGGGCACTGAGCGAGGCGCGGGACTCTATAgacaaatcgaaaaagaaaaagccgGTGCTACCAGTTGATCGTGTGCACACTTTGCTGCAAAAG GAGGTGCTGCAGTACAAAATCGACAGTTCCGTGTCGCTGTTTCTGGTGGCCGTCCTGGAGTACATATCTGCCGACATACTGAAACTGGCCGGTTACTATGTGAAAAACATACGCCACATAGAGATTACCCGGGAGGACATCGAGATTGCCATGTGTGCAGACAAG GTGCTGATGGACATGTTCTATCAAGGTGAGAGCTCCAACTCGATGGCACCTAGTCCATTGCCTCCTACGCCGCGCGCCAGTCTCAGCTATGAGGAAGTCGTGAAGGAGCTGATCCACGACGAGAAACAGTATCAACGGGATCTGCACATGATCATCCGAGTATTTCGCGAGGAACTAGTTAAGATAGTTAAGGACCCAAAG GAACTGGATTTAATATTTTCCAACATAATCGATATATACGAAGTATCAGTTACGCTGTTGGGGTCACTAGAGGATGTGATAGAAATGTCTCAAGAGCAGACACCTCCCTGTATCGGTAGCTGTTTTGAAG AATTAGCCGAAGCGGCTGAGTTCGATGTTTACGCAAAGTACGCACAGGACATTACCTCGGCGGCGGCTAAGGAAGCGCTGAGCAATTTGCTCGCTCGACCGGAG GCCAGTTCACTGATGTCAGCCGGACACGGTTTCAAGGAGGCGGTCAAATTTTACCTACCAAAACTACTCTTAGGTCCGATTGGGCACGCACAGTTGTACTTGGACTATATTAAGGTTTTACTGCAGTTAAGCCCCTCACAGGAGGACAAGGAAAGCTTTGAGCAGGTGCAGGGTTTGCTGAAGCCCTTGCAGTGCGAGCTACAGAGCATATCGTCACTGTTGCCAAA GGATTACTTCACACGGGTCAACAGTCGTGCTCGGCGTCAATCGGCTATCGAAAAGACGCGCGATCTACAAAACACCGTCGAACATTGGGACAAAGATGTTGGGCAATGCTGCAACGAGTTCATCCGTGAGGACACGCTCGCCAAGTTAAGTTCCGGCAAGCGCCAGACAGAACGCAAAGTGTTTCTATTCGATGGTTTGCTGGTATTGTGTAAAGCCCGACGGCAGATTGTCCCCGGCAACAACTACGATTATCGACAAAAGGAGCGGTTTTTTATGCGAAAAGTTGAGATTATCGATCGTCCTGACACAGACGAGTTAAAGCATGCATTTGAAATTTCACCTCGCGAACAGCAGAGTGTCGTACTGATTACCAAGAACGCTCAGCATAAAAATGACTGGATGGCTGATTTGATCATGCTAAACACAAAATCGATGCTAGAGCGAATTCTCGACAGCATTTTGCTTGACATCGAAAAGAAGCACCCACTGAGACTACCTAGCCCGGCACTATACGTTTTTGCCACACCGGATAGCCCCGAGAACATTGTGCTGGAGGATCGTGAGGGAACGGGTGGCCCTATGATTAAGGGGGCCACGTTATGCAAGCTGATCGAGCGGTTAACCTACCACATATACGCGGACCCGAAGTTTGTGCGAACTTTCCTGACAACCTATCGTTCGTTCTGTTCGCCTAAGGAGCTGTTGCAGCTGTTGGTGGCACGCTTTGAAATACCAGATCCAAGCGTGGTGTATGATACTGCGGCGAATGAAAAAGATGGTACGCTCGGTGGCATCGGCGGAAGTACCGTGGGCATTGATGCGGACAAATTTTCGCATCACAAAAACTCCCAACGCGAAGACTGGAAGCGGTATAAGAAGGAGTACGTACAGCCGGTTCAGTTCCGTGTGCTGAACGTGCTGCGCCACTGGGTAGATCATCACTTCTATGACTTTGAGCGCGATCCAGAACTACTGGAATCGTTGGAAAGGTTTCTGGAGTCGGTACGGGGTAAATCGATGCGTAAATGGGTTGACTCCGCTATGAAGATCGTCCAACGGAAG AACGAAAGTGAAGACAATCATCGACAGATAACTTTCGCATTTGGTGATAGCCCGCCGGCGATCGAGCACCATCTACCGCTGAGCAGTGACGTCGAATTCAATCTGCTGATGTTGCACCCTCTGGAGCTAGCCCGCCAGCTGACCCTGTTGGAGTTTGAGATGTACAAAAAT GTCAAACCATCGGAATTGGTCGGTTCCGTGTGGATGGGAAAAGACAAGGAAACCACTAGTcctaatttattaaaaataatgcaTCACACGACGAAC TTTACTCGCTGGATCGAGAAATCGATTATCGAAGCTGAAAACTTTGAGGAGCGCGTGGCGATGGCAAGTCGTGCGAtcgaggtgatgatggtgctgcaagATCTGAACAACTTCAATGGCGTGTTGTCGATCGTGTCCGCGTTCCAAGGTGCGGCGGTCCATCGGTTAAAGCTTACGCTCGAGGACCTACCGAAGCGTCACCAGCAGGTGTTGGCTGAATGCCGCGAGCTGAACAATTCACACTTCAAGAAGTATCAAGAGAAGCTGCGCTCAATCAATCCACCTTGTGTGCCATTTTTCGGAATGTACCTCACGAACATTCTGCACATTGAGGAGGGCAACCCGGACTTTCTACCGAACACAGAGCTGATCAATTTCTCAAAGAGAAGGCGTGTCGCGGAAATTACCGGCGAAATACAGCAATATCAGAATCAACCTTACTGTTTAAAAACCGACCCTAGTATAAGG CATTTCTTAGAACATTTAGATCCTTTTAAAGGAATGAGCGTAACAGAGATTCAGAATTATCTATATGAAGAGAGTAAACGGATAGAGCCGAAGAATTGTCGCCAACCTTTAAAATTC CCACGCAAATGGCCGGACATTCCATTAAAATCACCCGGCATCAAGCCATCGTCAAGGCGCAACAACAGTTCCGCCAACTCGTCGATGACACTGCCGGGCACGTTGCCATACAGCAAGACCTCGCTATTAGCGAACAGTGATACCGGCGAACAGTCCCCTCCAGCTTCATCCTCGTCTTCCGCGCACGATTATTCGATCTTCGCACATGTCAACATCAACTCCTCGTCATCGGGAACCTCGTCACTTTCGTCACTGTActaccaacaacagcagcagcattttcagaatcaacaaacaacatcgcACGCTCAGCAGTCATCGTACAGTCATGGGCAGCAACATCACGGGCTCTACCAAGGGTAtcatggtggtagtggtggtagtggtagcaCTGGCGGATCATCCTCACAGTACacccaccatcagcatcaccaacagcaccatccGCATCACTCGTTTTCACAGTCCATAGCGAATCTGTCAACTGCGGGTGGTGATAGTCAGATGGCACCAGAGATCCCACGACGTTCGGACAGCATTATATTGACCAACATGAACCATCTGATGACTGGTGGTAACAGTTTGTCGGAGAGTAGTGGCAGCTTCAATAATACTGGCAAGCTGCTACCAAGCCCTCGCTATCCTTCCACCTCACTAACGGCCCTTCCGTCAACCGCTTCATCCTCGGTAGCAGCCTCACACAGCGCTGGAACGGCTGTCGGAGCTTCCTCTTACTCGATTGGTGGCAGTCTTCACAGCGGTTCCAGTAGTGAAG CCTCGGGTTACGGAACGGCTAGTTCGGTCACATCATCGTCGGCAGCGAGTATTGTTTCAATGCCCTATAACGATGCCATAGGAGGGCTTGGTGTAGCTTCACAGCAACATATGCTGCCGGGTGTAGCGAGTACCTCCCATCCACCAGACATTCCACCGACGATTAGCCCACGCACGGATAAACCACAaccgccacctccacctcctccaagCATCGGCGGAGTCAGTGCAGGACAAGGAACTAGTGGTGCCAGCAACAATAGTAGTACTGCTAGTATTAACAGTACTAGCACGATAGTTGCTAACTCTGCTACAGTGACGAGTAGTTTGGTtagcagcactagcagtaACTTTAGACTTAGTACATCCAATTCTATCAA AAATCAAATCTGTGATTTCCCTGCTGCCTCAACGGCAACCCAGGCTGGAAGTGGTAGTGGTATCAGCAGCGCTAGTGGAATCGCTACTGgtcatgctgctgcggcttcCGGTGGCCGACCCTCATCTTGCGAGCACTCGCCCATCTTTCCCTCCAGCCCGAAGGTCCACGTTCCACACCAGCACGTGGGATCGGGACAATCGTGCCACAATCAGCCACCttatcatcattcatcataccagcatcagcatcaacatcatcatcatcttctgcaaCATCAGTCAGCGGACGTGATGGATGGTTGTGGCCAGCCCTGCTCTCTTCTGAACAGCAACGGTAGCGCTACCGGTGTAGGGGCATCATCGGGTTCTCCCTCGTCGAGCATCAGCCACTGTCAGCTCTGCAACACAACACCGACTGATGGAGCGTTACCACCATGTAACGACTTTGGACCGATACCGATCTCCCCTCATGTCAACGTACCAAATACCCATAATGTCCTCCCGCCCCAGCCGCCTCCACTACCTCCTAGGGTTAAGCGAAGAGAATCTTCCGCAGACATGACCCAATCATCTCAAATACGACAGGCGCCAGATGCTCCAacg CTACCACCGAGGGATGCGAGTCCACCGCCACTCCCGCCAAGGACGCATACGCAATCGCATTACTCTTATGGTGCAGCAGGGACCCACGGAACTGGATCTACGATGCTTCATGCTGCTTCTGGTCCCCTTAGTGGTTCTGGAGCAGCTGCGGCGGGATACGCAATGGACTCTTCTATCTGGAGCCATCCCTCATTCCATGCG AAGGATgaatcgccatcatcgtcgtcgtcatcgtcgacccTAACGCGTGACAATTTGAACCACCACAATCAACAAAGCAACGAACAGCGTATGTTGATGCTACCGCATACTAGCGCGATAATGATAAGGCGAAACTCGGCGATGGATCGTGCAGCAAAAGAGAACATTCCCAGTATCGCCGGATCGTCGTCACTGTCGGGTCTTGCTTCGATAACATCTGGagggggtggaggtggtggtcccAACATGGCTCAAGCAGGCCCAATAGGAGCAGCGGCAGGAACAGGAGTTGGCGTTCAATCtagtgtcgtcgtcggaggATCGAGTCCTTCGGCGGGAAAAACCAAATCGGTTCAAAACTCTCCTATTGCcgggcaacagcaccagcagcaaatgcaaGCGAATGTGCTCTGCCGGAGGGCAAG CACGAACATTTCCCCAAGGTTTTCACCCGGTGAAACTACCCCGAAGTTGCCGCCAAAACCGAAGCAATCGAACCTCAGTTCCG ATCGCACGATGTTTCCATACCCCAGCACGAACTGA
- the LOC126573532 gene encoding protein son of sevenless isoform X1 gives MFSGGSHVSITDAADYDFENAENAAKWRGLFITSLRKVLEQVHPSLQAREDALLYVESLCLRLLATLCAKPPPHTVMDVEERISRTFPNPIDRWALSEARDSIDKSKKKKPVLPVDRVHTLLQKEVLQYKIDSSVSLFLVAVLEYISADILKLAGYYVKNIRHIEITREDIEIAMCADKVLMDMFYQGESSNSMAPSPLPPTPRASLSYEEVVKELIHDEKQYQRDLHMIIRVFREELVKIVKDPKELDLIFSNIIDIYEVSVTLLGSLEDVIEMSQEQTPPCIGSCFEELAEAAEFDVYAKYAQDITSAAAKEALSNLLARPEVASSLMSAGHGFKEAVKFYLPKLLLGPIGHAQLYLDYIKVLLQLSPSQEDKESFEQVQGLLKPLQCELQSISSLLPKDYFTRVNSRARRQSAIEKTRDLQNTVEHWDKDVGQCCNEFIREDTLAKLSSGKRQTERKVFLFDGLLVLCKARRQIVPGNNYDYRQKERFFMRKVEIIDRPDTDELKHAFEISPREQQSVVLITKNAQHKNDWMADLIMLNTKSMLERILDSILLDIEKKHPLRLPSPALYVFATPDSPENIVLEDREGTGGPMIKGATLCKLIERLTYHIYADPKFVRTFLTTYRSFCSPKELLQLLVARFEIPDPSVVYDTAANEKDGTLGGIGGSTVGIDADKFSHHKNSQREDWKRYKKEYVQPVQFRVLNVLRHWVDHHFYDFERDPELLESLERFLESVRGKSMRKWVDSAMKIVQRKNESEDNHRQITFAFGDSPPAIEHHLPLSSDVEFNLLMLHPLELARQLTLLEFEMYKNVKPSELVGSVWMGKDKETTSPNLLKIMHHTTNFTRWIEKSIIEAENFEERVAMASRAIEVMMVLQDLNNFNGVLSIVSAFQGAAVHRLKLTLEDLPKRHQQVLAECRELNNSHFKKYQEKLRSINPPCVPFFGMYLTNILHIEEGNPDFLPNTELINFSKRRRVAEITGEIQQYQNQPYCLKTDPSIRHFLEHLDPFKGMSVTEIQNYLYEESKRIEPKNCRQPLKFPRKWPDIPLKSPGIKPSSRRNNSSANSSMTLPGTLPYSKTSLLANSDTGEQSPPASSSSSAHDYSIFAHVNINSSSSGTSSLSSLYYQQQQQHFQNQQTTSHAQQSSYSHGQQHHGLYQGYHGGSGGSGSTGGSSSQYTHHQHHQQHHPHHSFSQSIANLSTAGGDSQMAPEIPRRSDSIILTNMNHLMTGGNSLSESSGSFNNTGKLLPSPRYPSTSLTALPSTASSSVAASHSAGTAVGASSYSIGGSLHSGSSSEASGYGTASSVTSSSAASIVSMPYNDAIGGLGVASQQHMLPGVASTSHPPDIPPTISPRTDKPQPPPPPPPSIGGVSAGQGTSGASNNSSTASINSTSTIVANSATVTSSLVSSTSSNFRLSTSNSIKNQICDFPAASTATQAGSGSGISSASGIATGHAAAASGGRPSSCEHSPIFPSSPKVHVPHQHVGSGQSCHNQPPYHHSSYQHQHQHHHHLLQHQSADVMDGCGQPCSLLNSNGSATGVGASSGSPSSSISHCQLCNTTPTDGALPPCNDFGPIPISPHVNVPNTHNVLPPQPPPLPPRVKRRESSADMTQSSQIRQAPDAPTLPPRDASPPPLPPRTHTQSHYSYGAAGTHGTGSTMLHAASGPLSGSGAAAAGYAMDSSIWSHPSFHAKDESPSSSSSSSTLTRDNLNHHNQQSNEQRMLMLPHTSAIMIRRNSAMDRAAKENIPSIAGSSSLSGLASITSGGGGGGGPNMAQAGPIGAAAGTGVGVQSSVVVGGSSPSAGKTKSVQNSPIAGQQHQQQMQANVLCRRASTNISPRFSPGETTPKLPPKPKQSNLSSDRTMFPYPSTN, from the exons ATGTTCTCTGGCGGCTCGCACGTATCGATCACCGACGCAGCTGACTACGATTTCGAGAATGCGGAAAATGCAGCGAAATGGAGGGGCCTGTTCATCACATCACTGCGGAAG gTACTGGAGCAGGTTCATCCTTCGCTACAGGCCCGGGAGGATGCGTTGCTGTACGTCGAAAGTCTTTGCCTACGGCTATTAGCGACACTGTGTGCGAAACCACCGCCGCACACGGTGATG GATGTGGAAGAACGCATCAGTCGTACCTTTCCGAATCCGATTGATAGGTGGGCACTGAGCGAGGCGCGGGACTCTATAgacaaatcgaaaaagaaaaagccgGTGCTACCAGTTGATCGTGTGCACACTTTGCTGCAAAAG GAGGTGCTGCAGTACAAAATCGACAGTTCCGTGTCGCTGTTTCTGGTGGCCGTCCTGGAGTACATATCTGCCGACATACTGAAACTGGCCGGTTACTATGTGAAAAACATACGCCACATAGAGATTACCCGGGAGGACATCGAGATTGCCATGTGTGCAGACAAG GTGCTGATGGACATGTTCTATCAAGGTGAGAGCTCCAACTCGATGGCACCTAGTCCATTGCCTCCTACGCCGCGCGCCAGTCTCAGCTATGAGGAAGTCGTGAAGGAGCTGATCCACGACGAGAAACAGTATCAACGGGATCTGCACATGATCATCCGAGTATTTCGCGAGGAACTAGTTAAGATAGTTAAGGACCCAAAG GAACTGGATTTAATATTTTCCAACATAATCGATATATACGAAGTATCAGTTACGCTGTTGGGGTCACTAGAGGATGTGATAGAAATGTCTCAAGAGCAGACACCTCCCTGTATCGGTAGCTGTTTTGAAG AATTAGCCGAAGCGGCTGAGTTCGATGTTTACGCAAAGTACGCACAGGACATTACCTCGGCGGCGGCTAAGGAAGCGCTGAGCAATTTGCTCGCTCGACCGGAGGTG GCCAGTTCACTGATGTCAGCCGGACACGGTTTCAAGGAGGCGGTCAAATTTTACCTACCAAAACTACTCTTAGGTCCGATTGGGCACGCACAGTTGTACTTGGACTATATTAAGGTTTTACTGCAGTTAAGCCCCTCACAGGAGGACAAGGAAAGCTTTGAGCAGGTGCAGGGTTTGCTGAAGCCCTTGCAGTGCGAGCTACAGAGCATATCGTCACTGTTGCCAAA GGATTACTTCACACGGGTCAACAGTCGTGCTCGGCGTCAATCGGCTATCGAAAAGACGCGCGATCTACAAAACACCGTCGAACATTGGGACAAAGATGTTGGGCAATGCTGCAACGAGTTCATCCGTGAGGACACGCTCGCCAAGTTAAGTTCCGGCAAGCGCCAGACAGAACGCAAAGTGTTTCTATTCGATGGTTTGCTGGTATTGTGTAAAGCCCGACGGCAGATTGTCCCCGGCAACAACTACGATTATCGACAAAAGGAGCGGTTTTTTATGCGAAAAGTTGAGATTATCGATCGTCCTGACACAGACGAGTTAAAGCATGCATTTGAAATTTCACCTCGCGAACAGCAGAGTGTCGTACTGATTACCAAGAACGCTCAGCATAAAAATGACTGGATGGCTGATTTGATCATGCTAAACACAAAATCGATGCTAGAGCGAATTCTCGACAGCATTTTGCTTGACATCGAAAAGAAGCACCCACTGAGACTACCTAGCCCGGCACTATACGTTTTTGCCACACCGGATAGCCCCGAGAACATTGTGCTGGAGGATCGTGAGGGAACGGGTGGCCCTATGATTAAGGGGGCCACGTTATGCAAGCTGATCGAGCGGTTAACCTACCACATATACGCGGACCCGAAGTTTGTGCGAACTTTCCTGACAACCTATCGTTCGTTCTGTTCGCCTAAGGAGCTGTTGCAGCTGTTGGTGGCACGCTTTGAAATACCAGATCCAAGCGTGGTGTATGATACTGCGGCGAATGAAAAAGATGGTACGCTCGGTGGCATCGGCGGAAGTACCGTGGGCATTGATGCGGACAAATTTTCGCATCACAAAAACTCCCAACGCGAAGACTGGAAGCGGTATAAGAAGGAGTACGTACAGCCGGTTCAGTTCCGTGTGCTGAACGTGCTGCGCCACTGGGTAGATCATCACTTCTATGACTTTGAGCGCGATCCAGAACTACTGGAATCGTTGGAAAGGTTTCTGGAGTCGGTACGGGGTAAATCGATGCGTAAATGGGTTGACTCCGCTATGAAGATCGTCCAACGGAAG AACGAAAGTGAAGACAATCATCGACAGATAACTTTCGCATTTGGTGATAGCCCGCCGGCGATCGAGCACCATCTACCGCTGAGCAGTGACGTCGAATTCAATCTGCTGATGTTGCACCCTCTGGAGCTAGCCCGCCAGCTGACCCTGTTGGAGTTTGAGATGTACAAAAAT GTCAAACCATCGGAATTGGTCGGTTCCGTGTGGATGGGAAAAGACAAGGAAACCACTAGTcctaatttattaaaaataatgcaTCACACGACGAAC TTTACTCGCTGGATCGAGAAATCGATTATCGAAGCTGAAAACTTTGAGGAGCGCGTGGCGATGGCAAGTCGTGCGAtcgaggtgatgatggtgctgcaagATCTGAACAACTTCAATGGCGTGTTGTCGATCGTGTCCGCGTTCCAAGGTGCGGCGGTCCATCGGTTAAAGCTTACGCTCGAGGACCTACCGAAGCGTCACCAGCAGGTGTTGGCTGAATGCCGCGAGCTGAACAATTCACACTTCAAGAAGTATCAAGAGAAGCTGCGCTCAATCAATCCACCTTGTGTGCCATTTTTCGGAATGTACCTCACGAACATTCTGCACATTGAGGAGGGCAACCCGGACTTTCTACCGAACACAGAGCTGATCAATTTCTCAAAGAGAAGGCGTGTCGCGGAAATTACCGGCGAAATACAGCAATATCAGAATCAACCTTACTGTTTAAAAACCGACCCTAGTATAAGG CATTTCTTAGAACATTTAGATCCTTTTAAAGGAATGAGCGTAACAGAGATTCAGAATTATCTATATGAAGAGAGTAAACGGATAGAGCCGAAGAATTGTCGCCAACCTTTAAAATTC CCACGCAAATGGCCGGACATTCCATTAAAATCACCCGGCATCAAGCCATCGTCAAGGCGCAACAACAGTTCCGCCAACTCGTCGATGACACTGCCGGGCACGTTGCCATACAGCAAGACCTCGCTATTAGCGAACAGTGATACCGGCGAACAGTCCCCTCCAGCTTCATCCTCGTCTTCCGCGCACGATTATTCGATCTTCGCACATGTCAACATCAACTCCTCGTCATCGGGAACCTCGTCACTTTCGTCACTGTActaccaacaacagcagcagcattttcagaatcaacaaacaacatcgcACGCTCAGCAGTCATCGTACAGTCATGGGCAGCAACATCACGGGCTCTACCAAGGGTAtcatggtggtagtggtggtagtggtagcaCTGGCGGATCATCCTCACAGTACacccaccatcagcatcaccaacagcaccatccGCATCACTCGTTTTCACAGTCCATAGCGAATCTGTCAACTGCGGGTGGTGATAGTCAGATGGCACCAGAGATCCCACGACGTTCGGACAGCATTATATTGACCAACATGAACCATCTGATGACTGGTGGTAACAGTTTGTCGGAGAGTAGTGGCAGCTTCAATAATACTGGCAAGCTGCTACCAAGCCCTCGCTATCCTTCCACCTCACTAACGGCCCTTCCGTCAACCGCTTCATCCTCGGTAGCAGCCTCACACAGCGCTGGAACGGCTGTCGGAGCTTCCTCTTACTCGATTGGTGGCAGTCTTCACAGCGGTTCCAGTAGTGAAG CCTCGGGTTACGGAACGGCTAGTTCGGTCACATCATCGTCGGCAGCGAGTATTGTTTCAATGCCCTATAACGATGCCATAGGAGGGCTTGGTGTAGCTTCACAGCAACATATGCTGCCGGGTGTAGCGAGTACCTCCCATCCACCAGACATTCCACCGACGATTAGCCCACGCACGGATAAACCACAaccgccacctccacctcctccaagCATCGGCGGAGTCAGTGCAGGACAAGGAACTAGTGGTGCCAGCAACAATAGTAGTACTGCTAGTATTAACAGTACTAGCACGATAGTTGCTAACTCTGCTACAGTGACGAGTAGTTTGGTtagcagcactagcagtaACTTTAGACTTAGTACATCCAATTCTATCAA AAATCAAATCTGTGATTTCCCTGCTGCCTCAACGGCAACCCAGGCTGGAAGTGGTAGTGGTATCAGCAGCGCTAGTGGAATCGCTACTGgtcatgctgctgcggcttcCGGTGGCCGACCCTCATCTTGCGAGCACTCGCCCATCTTTCCCTCCAGCCCGAAGGTCCACGTTCCACACCAGCACGTGGGATCGGGACAATCGTGCCACAATCAGCCACCttatcatcattcatcataccagcatcagcatcaacatcatcatcatcttctgcaaCATCAGTCAGCGGACGTGATGGATGGTTGTGGCCAGCCCTGCTCTCTTCTGAACAGCAACGGTAGCGCTACCGGTGTAGGGGCATCATCGGGTTCTCCCTCGTCGAGCATCAGCCACTGTCAGCTCTGCAACACAACACCGACTGATGGAGCGTTACCACCATGTAACGACTTTGGACCGATACCGATCTCCCCTCATGTCAACGTACCAAATACCCATAATGTCCTCCCGCCCCAGCCGCCTCCACTACCTCCTAGGGTTAAGCGAAGAGAATCTTCCGCAGACATGACCCAATCATCTCAAATACGACAGGCGCCAGATGCTCCAacg CTACCACCGAGGGATGCGAGTCCACCGCCACTCCCGCCAAGGACGCATACGCAATCGCATTACTCTTATGGTGCAGCAGGGACCCACGGAACTGGATCTACGATGCTTCATGCTGCTTCTGGTCCCCTTAGTGGTTCTGGAGCAGCTGCGGCGGGATACGCAATGGACTCTTCTATCTGGAGCCATCCCTCATTCCATGCG AAGGATgaatcgccatcatcgtcgtcgtcatcgtcgacccTAACGCGTGACAATTTGAACCACCACAATCAACAAAGCAACGAACAGCGTATGTTGATGCTACCGCATACTAGCGCGATAATGATAAGGCGAAACTCGGCGATGGATCGTGCAGCAAAAGAGAACATTCCCAGTATCGCCGGATCGTCGTCACTGTCGGGTCTTGCTTCGATAACATCTGGagggggtggaggtggtggtcccAACATGGCTCAAGCAGGCCCAATAGGAGCAGCGGCAGGAACAGGAGTTGGCGTTCAATCtagtgtcgtcgtcggaggATCGAGTCCTTCGGCGGGAAAAACCAAATCGGTTCAAAACTCTCCTATTGCcgggcaacagcaccagcagcaaatgcaaGCGAATGTGCTCTGCCGGAGGGCAAG CACGAACATTTCCCCAAGGTTTTCACCCGGTGAAACTACCCCGAAGTTGCCGCCAAAACCGAAGCAATCGAACCTCAGTTCCG ATCGCACGATGTTTCCATACCCCAGCACGAACTGA